One genomic region from Athalia rosae chromosome 3, iyAthRosa1.1, whole genome shotgun sequence encodes:
- the LOC105686797 gene encoding CCA tRNA nucleotidyltransferase 1, mitochondrial isoform X1, whose protein sequence is MLITFVFSRQLCQFFKRSPARVVRSYSIDEWRKLRMDGEQDLVSRPEPAIMKLDTPEFHSIFTPELNTLSTLFKKYNYEIRIAGGAVRDILMGIQPKDLDFATTATPDEMKEMFTKEEVRMINMKGEKHGTITPRINDAENFEITTLRIDVLTNGRHAEVEFTRDWKLDANRRDLTVNSMFLGLDGTVYDYFYGYEDLKKRKIAFVGNPEVRIQEDYLRILRYFRFYGRIAEQPESHEPATLKAIAKHVNGLERVAGERIWKEWQKIMEGKFAGELLKTMINCELGTYIGLPKNPDIEAFDKVYQRALDKGIHLHPITLITALLKDEEQVMKLHGRLKLSAFERDVALFIVRHREDKPCEKPLKPYQHLVLMPKGKVYGTKEFVCELLRYKGNLELLEEFSKWQPPRFPVNGDMLKQHVKEGKLMGKVLYKLKEEWLNSDFELSAEDLLKRVPHILGELTDPL, encoded by the exons ATGTTGATTACCTTTGTATTTTCAAGACAACTCTGCCAGTTCTTCAAACGTTCACCGGCTCGT GTGGTACGAAGTTACTCTATTGATGAGTGGAGAAAATTAAGAATGGATGGTGAACAGGACCTTGTATCGCGGCCAGAACCTGCTATTATGAAACTGGACACACCCgagtttcattcaatttttactccAGAATTGAATACGCTATCAAcactatttaaaaaatataattatgagATCAGAATTGCTGGTGGGGCAGTTAGGGATATTCTAATGGGGATCCAGCCAAAAGATCTGGATTTTGCAACCACTGCCACCCcagatgaaatgaaagaaatgttCACAAAAGAAGAGGTCAGGATGATCAACATGAAAGGAGAGAAACATGGGACTATTACACCCAGGATAAACGacgcggaaaattttgaaatcaccACACTTAGGATTGATGTTCTCACCAACGGGAGACATGCTGAAGTAGAATTCACCAGGGACTGGAAACTCGATGCCAATAGAAGAGATCTTACTGTCAATTCAATGTTTCTTGGGCTAGATGGAACCGTTTACGATTATTTCTATGGTTACGAAGATctcaagaaaagaaaaattgcatttgTAGGTAACCCAGAAGTGAGAATTCAGGAAGATTATCTTAGAATACTCAGATACTTTAGATTTTATGGAAGAATAGCTGAGCAACCAGAATCCCATGAACCAGCCACACTTAAAGCCATAGCTAAACATGTTAACGGATTGGAAAGAGTTGCTGGTGAAAGAATATGGAAGGAGTGGCAAAAGATTATGGAGGGAAAATTCGCTGGTGAATTATTGAAGACTATGATCAACTGCGAATTAGGCACCTACATTGGACTGCCCAAAAACCCAGACATCGAAGCTTTTGACAAAGTTTATCAGAGAGCATTAGATAAAGGAATACATTTACATCCAATTACTCTGATCACAGCATTGCTGAAAGATGAAGAACAGGTCATGAAACTTCACGGCAGATTGAAGCTGTCTGCATTTGAGAGAGATGTTGCACTTTTTATTGTTCGACACAGGGAAGATAAACCATGTGAAAAACCTTTGAAACCTTACCAACATCTAGTTTTAATGCCTAAAGGAAAAGTTTACGGAACCAAGGAATTCGTTTGCGAACTTCTCAGATATAAAGGGAACCTCGAATTACTTGAGGAATTCTCTAAATGGCAACCTCCCAGATTTCCTGTAAACGGAGACATGCTCAAGCAGCATGTTAAAGAAGGAAAACTAATGGGTAAAGTTTTGTACAAGTTAAAAGAAGAGTGGCTCAATTCAGATTTCGAGCTCAGTGCTGAAGATCTTCTGAAACGTGTACCCCATATTCTTGGGGAACTGACAGATCCGCTTTAA
- the LOC105686797 gene encoding CCA tRNA nucleotidyltransferase 1, mitochondrial isoform X2, whose amino-acid sequence MDGEQDLVSRPEPAIMKLDTPEFHSIFTPELNTLSTLFKKYNYEIRIAGGAVRDILMGIQPKDLDFATTATPDEMKEMFTKEEVRMINMKGEKHGTITPRINDAENFEITTLRIDVLTNGRHAEVEFTRDWKLDANRRDLTVNSMFLGLDGTVYDYFYGYEDLKKRKIAFVGNPEVRIQEDYLRILRYFRFYGRIAEQPESHEPATLKAIAKHVNGLERVAGERIWKEWQKIMEGKFAGELLKTMINCELGTYIGLPKNPDIEAFDKVYQRALDKGIHLHPITLITALLKDEEQVMKLHGRLKLSAFERDVALFIVRHREDKPCEKPLKPYQHLVLMPKGKVYGTKEFVCELLRYKGNLELLEEFSKWQPPRFPVNGDMLKQHVKEGKLMGKVLYKLKEEWLNSDFELSAEDLLKRVPHILGELTDPL is encoded by the coding sequence ATGGATGGTGAACAGGACCTTGTATCGCGGCCAGAACCTGCTATTATGAAACTGGACACACCCgagtttcattcaatttttactccAGAATTGAATACGCTATCAAcactatttaaaaaatataattatgagATCAGAATTGCTGGTGGGGCAGTTAGGGATATTCTAATGGGGATCCAGCCAAAAGATCTGGATTTTGCAACCACTGCCACCCcagatgaaatgaaagaaatgttCACAAAAGAAGAGGTCAGGATGATCAACATGAAAGGAGAGAAACATGGGACTATTACACCCAGGATAAACGacgcggaaaattttgaaatcaccACACTTAGGATTGATGTTCTCACCAACGGGAGACATGCTGAAGTAGAATTCACCAGGGACTGGAAACTCGATGCCAATAGAAGAGATCTTACTGTCAATTCAATGTTTCTTGGGCTAGATGGAACCGTTTACGATTATTTCTATGGTTACGAAGATctcaagaaaagaaaaattgcatttgTAGGTAACCCAGAAGTGAGAATTCAGGAAGATTATCTTAGAATACTCAGATACTTTAGATTTTATGGAAGAATAGCTGAGCAACCAGAATCCCATGAACCAGCCACACTTAAAGCCATAGCTAAACATGTTAACGGATTGGAAAGAGTTGCTGGTGAAAGAATATGGAAGGAGTGGCAAAAGATTATGGAGGGAAAATTCGCTGGTGAATTATTGAAGACTATGATCAACTGCGAATTAGGCACCTACATTGGACTGCCCAAAAACCCAGACATCGAAGCTTTTGACAAAGTTTATCAGAGAGCATTAGATAAAGGAATACATTTACATCCAATTACTCTGATCACAGCATTGCTGAAAGATGAAGAACAGGTCATGAAACTTCACGGCAGATTGAAGCTGTCTGCATTTGAGAGAGATGTTGCACTTTTTATTGTTCGACACAGGGAAGATAAACCATGTGAAAAACCTTTGAAACCTTACCAACATCTAGTTTTAATGCCTAAAGGAAAAGTTTACGGAACCAAGGAATTCGTTTGCGAACTTCTCAGATATAAAGGGAACCTCGAATTACTTGAGGAATTCTCTAAATGGCAACCTCCCAGATTTCCTGTAAACGGAGACATGCTCAAGCAGCATGTTAAAGAAGGAAAACTAATGGGTAAAGTTTTGTACAAGTTAAAAGAAGAGTGGCTCAATTCAGATTTCGAGCTCAGTGCTGAAGATCTTCTGAAACGTGTACCCCATATTCTTGGGGAACTGACAGATCCGCTTTAA